In Nitratidesulfovibrio sp., the following are encoded in one genomic region:
- the coxB gene encoding cytochrome c oxidase subunit II, with protein sequence MYPQSLTPVQQVDLAFYIIFGFSVFVLLVITAAMLWFVWRYHESRHPVPAQISGNVPAEIAWTVIPSIIVMGLFYYGWEGYKALRTVPEGAMEVKVTARMWSWVFEYPGGKRNSVLVVPVDTPVKLRMTSVDVLHSLYVPAFRIKMDTVPGMETYAWFKADRPGEYDLLCAEYCGLKHANMITTVKVVDQAAFDAWLASTEAPGGKGRALMETHGCISCHSLDGTPGVGPSFKDLYGAERELALPDGSKRKVFADEGYLRRAFTDPNGELVVGYDPIMPSTEGMVPNEDMEQMLAWLMHGNEVGREEGRRLMEAEGCISCHSTDGSIIAGPSLKGLWNAPTTVLRDGKEQQVTADDAYLRAKIANAPSLGTVKGYDPMMPPYEHLTPEQLGAMVEYIKSLGEHAH encoded by the coding sequence ATGTATCCGCAATCGTTGACGCCCGTGCAGCAGGTGGACCTTGCATTCTACATCATTTTCGGGTTTTCGGTGTTCGTGCTGCTGGTCATCACCGCAGCCATGCTGTGGTTCGTGTGGCGCTACCACGAATCGCGCCACCCCGTGCCCGCGCAGATATCCGGCAACGTACCCGCCGAAATCGCCTGGACGGTGATTCCGTCCATCATCGTCATGGGGCTGTTCTACTACGGGTGGGAGGGCTACAAGGCCCTGCGCACCGTGCCCGAGGGCGCCATGGAGGTGAAGGTGACCGCCCGCATGTGGTCGTGGGTGTTCGAATACCCGGGCGGCAAGCGGAACAGCGTGCTGGTGGTGCCGGTGGACACCCCGGTGAAGCTGCGCATGACCAGCGTGGACGTGCTGCACAGCCTGTACGTGCCCGCCTTCCGCATCAAGATGGACACCGTGCCCGGCATGGAAACCTACGCCTGGTTCAAGGCCGACCGCCCCGGAGAGTACGACCTGTTGTGCGCCGAATACTGCGGCCTGAAGCACGCCAACATGATCACCACGGTGAAGGTGGTGGACCAGGCCGCCTTCGACGCCTGGCTGGCCAGCACCGAAGCGCCCGGCGGAAAGGGCAGGGCGCTGATGGAAACCCACGGCTGCATTTCGTGCCATTCGCTGGACGGAACGCCCGGCGTCGGCCCCAGCTTCAAGGACCTGTACGGGGCAGAGCGCGAGCTGGCCCTGCCGGACGGCAGCAAGCGCAAGGTGTTCGCCGACGAAGGGTATCTGCGCCGCGCCTTCACCGACCCCAACGGCGAACTGGTGGTGGGCTACGACCCCATCATGCCGTCCACGGAAGGCATGGTGCCGAACGAGGACATGGAACAGATGCTGGCCTGGCTGATGCACGGCAACGAGGTGGGCCGCGAGGAAGGCAGGCGGCTGATGGAGGCCGAAGGCTGCATCTCGTGCCATTCCACCGACGGGTCCATCATCGCGGGGCCGTCCCTGAAGGGACTGTGGAACGCGCCCACAACCGTGCTGCGTGACGGCAAGGAACAGCAGGTCACCGCCGACGATGCGTACCTGCGCGCCAAGATCGCCAATGCGCCGTCACTGGGCACGGTGAAGGGCTACGACCCCATGATGCCGCCGTACGAGCACCTGACGCCGGAGCAGTTGGGGGCCATGGTGGAGTATATCAAGTCCCTTGGCGAACACGCACATTGA
- a CDS encoding SCO family protein, whose product MRVRHHFQTIVGVRALVAAVLLFGLSVMSATGGRAAVSTVAPSPVPSLVLLAAADAVPPAPAGAGDAAHAGHDAAPASPASSDSSDSHAGHAGHAATEAGAMPADHGGHAMPTAAANASGESAGHQGHGSDAAAQAPAEHVHPVPPPTTGKLGQPGQATATDPSSQTPLAGVDERLGDIIPEGILLRDETGKPIDPRSLMDVPVIIAPIYYSCPTVCNMLQSSLARVLPQVSLQPGKDYRVLSVSFDETDTPQLASRKKQNYFAAMNFAYPEDGWRFLSGDLASVNRFMDAIGFRFTRQGRDFIHPVVLVVTAPGGKVVRYLYGQNFMPFDLTMALTEASHGTIGLSVKRVLSYCFTYDPEGRRYVFDFMRIAGLIILFGAAVLLFVLVRGGPRRKEGKGADGAGPKGTPPAGSPPSGTPPG is encoded by the coding sequence ATGCGCGTGCGCCATCATTTCCAGACGATTGTCGGCGTGCGCGCGCTCGTCGCCGCAGTCTTGCTGTTTGGTCTGTCCGTCATGTCCGCCACGGGGGGCAGGGCGGCGGTTTCGACCGTCGCTCCGTCCCCCGTTCCTTCCCTGGTCCTGCTTGCTGCCGCCGATGCCGTCCCCCCCGCTCCGGCAGGCGCGGGCGACGCGGCCCATGCCGGGCACGACGCTGCCCCGGCCAGTCCGGCCAGTTCGGACAGTTCGGACAGTCATGCCGGGCATGCCGGGCATGCCGCAACTGAAGCCGGGGCCATGCCTGCCGACCATGGGGGCCATGCCATGCCCACTGCGGCGGCGAACGCCTCCGGCGAGTCCGCAGGCCATCAGGGACATGGTTCCGACGCTGCCGCACAGGCCCCGGCGGAGCACGTGCACCCGGTGCCCCCGCCCACCACGGGCAAACTGGGCCAGCCCGGCCAGGCTACGGCGACAGACCCGTCCTCCCAGACGCCCCTTGCAGGAGTTGACGAGCGCCTCGGCGACATCATCCCCGAGGGCATCCTGCTGCGCGACGAGACGGGAAAGCCCATCGACCCGCGCAGCCTGATGGATGTGCCGGTGATCATCGCGCCCATCTATTATTCCTGCCCCACCGTGTGCAACATGCTGCAAAGCTCGCTGGCGCGGGTGCTGCCGCAGGTGTCGCTGCAACCGGGCAAGGACTACCGGGTGCTGTCCGTGAGCTTTGACGAGACGGACACCCCGCAACTGGCTTCACGCAAGAAGCAGAACTATTTCGCGGCAATGAATTTTGCCTATCCGGAGGATGGCTGGCGCTTCCTGTCCGGCGATCTTGCGTCCGTCAACAGGTTCATGGATGCCATCGGCTTCCGGTTCACCCGGCAGGGGCGCGATTTCATCCACCCCGTGGTGCTGGTGGTCACCGCACCGGGGGGCAAGGTGGTGCGCTACCTGTACGGCCAGAATTTCATGCCCTTCGACCTGACCATGGCCCTCACGGAAGCCTCGCACGGCACCATCGGCCTGTCGGTGAAGCGCGTGCTGTCGTACTGCTTCACCTACGACCCGGAAGGACGGCGCTACGTGTTCGACTTCATGCGCATCGCCGGGCTGATCATCCTGTTCGGCGCGGCGGTTCTGCTGTTCGTGCTGGTGCGGGGCGGCCCGCGCAGGAAGGAAGGGAAGGGCGCGGACGGGGCTGGCCCCAAGGGCACCCCCCCGGCAGGCAGCCCGCCTTCAGGTACGCCGCCGGGCTAG
- a CDS encoding cytochrome c oxidase subunit 3 family protein has protein sequence MHEHRDYEGAKIGMWLFLFTEVLLFGGLFLLYAVYLHRYPAEFHAAGKDLSRIFGTANTVVLITSSLCMALAISALQRGKVVLSQRLVLLTVAMAGVFLVNKFFEWSAKIGHGIYPNSPGLLKLPPGEMVFFNLYYLMTGLHGIHVIIGGAVLMYGWHLMRVGRVTPEHFVFLENGGLYWHLVDLVWIYLFPLFYLVV, from the coding sequence ATGCATGAGCACCGCGACTATGAAGGCGCCAAGATCGGCATGTGGCTGTTCCTGTTCACGGAAGTGCTGCTGTTCGGCGGGCTGTTCCTGCTCTATGCCGTGTACCTGCACCGCTACCCTGCGGAATTTCACGCGGCGGGCAAGGACCTGAGCCGCATCTTCGGCACGGCCAACACCGTCGTGCTCATCACCAGTTCGTTGTGCATGGCGCTGGCCATCAGTGCGCTGCAACGCGGCAAGGTGGTGCTTTCGCAGCGGCTGGTGCTGCTGACCGTGGCCATGGCCGGGGTGTTCCTGGTGAACAAGTTCTTCGAGTGGAGCGCCAAGATCGGCCACGGCATCTACCCCAACAGTCCCGGCCTGCTCAAGCTGCCGCCCGGCGAGATGGTGTTCTTCAACCTGTATTACCTGATGACCGGGCTGCACGGCATCCACGTGATCATCGGCGGTGCCGTCCTGATGTACGGCTGGCATCTGATGCGCGTGGGCCGGGTGACCCCGGAGCACTTCGTGTTCCTGGAAAACGGCGGTCTGTACTGGCACCTGGTGGACCTGGTGTGGATATACCTGTTTCCGCTCTTCTACCTTGTGGTCTAG
- the secF gene encoding protein translocase subunit SecF, with the protein MGFSFIRHDTNVDFVGMRHKAYVLSIGLVLVGLLSMAFKGGLTYGIDFAGGAIVQVKFDRPVHDDDLKKSLEGTSLPGLAVQRFGEGETDYLIRISHSDESAEAIRTAVTEALKSNIKDASFEVQRLEMVGPKVGADLKSKAVEALYYAVLLIAIYISGRFERRWMASAVMAGTLAGGMYLLGLIGVPKLWLVPFSLVLTIVLCWKLRLNFALGAIVALVHDVLITLGVLSLLDKEVDLNIVAAILTLVGYSLNDTIIVYDRIRETLRTHRKEWTYARIINTSINQTLSRTILTGGTTLLVILALFVLGGGVIHDFALTMLVGVFVGILSSIFVASPVLLHFGMPEEEKEPAPRVGQEGAV; encoded by the coding sequence ATGGGTTTCTCGTTCATCCGGCATGATACCAATGTCGATTTCGTGGGCATGCGCCACAAGGCGTACGTGCTTTCCATCGGGCTTGTTCTCGTGGGCCTTCTGTCCATGGCTTTCAAGGGCGGCCTGACGTACGGCATCGACTTCGCGGGCGGGGCCATCGTGCAGGTCAAGTTCGACCGGCCCGTGCATGACGACGACCTGAAGAAGAGCCTGGAGGGCACAAGCCTGCCCGGCCTTGCCGTGCAGCGCTTTGGCGAGGGCGAAACCGATTACCTCATCCGCATCTCGCATTCGGACGAATCGGCGGAGGCCATCCGCACGGCGGTCACCGAGGCGCTGAAGTCCAACATCAAGGACGCCAGTTTCGAGGTGCAGCGCCTGGAAATGGTCGGCCCCAAGGTGGGCGCGGACCTGAAGAGCAAGGCGGTTGAGGCGCTGTACTACGCAGTGCTGCTCATCGCCATCTACATCTCCGGCCGGTTCGAGCGGCGCTGGATGGCGTCTGCCGTCATGGCGGGCACCCTGGCGGGCGGCATGTACCTGCTGGGGCTCATCGGCGTGCCCAAGCTGTGGCTGGTGCCGTTCTCGCTGGTGCTCACCATCGTGCTGTGCTGGAAGCTGCGGCTCAATTTCGCCCTGGGGGCCATCGTGGCACTGGTGCACGACGTGCTGATCACCCTGGGCGTGCTGTCCTTGCTGGACAAGGAAGTGGACCTGAACATCGTGGCGGCCATCCTGACCCTGGTGGGCTATTCGCTGAACGACACCATCATCGTCTACGACCGCATCCGCGAAACGCTGCGCACCCACCGCAAGGAATGGACCTACGCGCGCATCATCAACACCAGCATCAACCAGACGCTCAGCCGCACCATCCTGACGGGCGGCACGACGCTGCTGGTCATCCTGGCGCTGTTCGTGCTGGGCGGCGGGGTCATCCACGACTTCGCGCTGACCATGCTGGTGGGCGTGTTCGTGGGCATCCTGTCCTCCATCTTCGTGGCAAGCCCGGTGCTGCTGCACTTCGGCATGCCCGAGGAGGAAAAGGAACCCGCGCCGCGCGTGGGGCAGGAAGGGGCCGTGTAG
- the ctaD gene encoding cytochrome c oxidase subunit I encodes MSADAHDHPNFFQPQPGTKGGIASWIFSTDHKRIGMLYLYCIVAMFLVGLTLGFLIRLELIAPGRTIMGPQTYNALFTLHGVVMIFLVVIPSIPAAFGNIFLPIQIGAEDVSFPRLNIFSWWLYVTGAVLAVVSLVTGKGAPDTGWTFYVPFSAVTTTNVDVAVIAVFILGFSSILTGLNFITTLHRLRAPGMTWTRLPLFCWSLYATGWIQVLATPVLGITVLLIFAERVLGVGLFDPARGGDPILYQHLFWIYSHPAVYIMILPAMGVISEILPVFARKPIFGYKMIAFSSLAIAFAGSLVWAHHMFVSGMSDTAVMVFSFLTFVVAIPSAIKVFNWVSTLYKGSIRVEPPLWYALAFIFLFSIGGLTGLVLGAAGTDVHVHDTYFVVAHFHYVIFGGLGFGLFGAMHYWFPKIYGRMYDKRIANISCLIAFVGFNILYFPMFIIGLQGMPRRYYDYLPKYAEGHFLSTMGSWVLAAGLLLMFWNLWRGIRRGKPVGRNPWGAATLEWMVPSPPPHHNFDAEPVVTHGPYDYTGVKPDA; translated from the coding sequence ATGAGCGCAGACGCGCACGATCACCCGAACTTCTTCCAGCCGCAGCCCGGCACGAAGGGCGGGATTGCCTCGTGGATTTTCAGCACCGACCACAAGCGCATCGGCATGTTGTACCTCTACTGCATCGTCGCCATGTTTCTGGTGGGGCTGACGCTGGGCTTTCTGATCCGGCTGGAACTCATCGCGCCGGGCCGCACCATCATGGGGCCGCAGACCTACAACGCGCTGTTCACCCTGCACGGGGTGGTGATGATCTTCCTGGTGGTCATCCCCAGCATTCCCGCCGCGTTCGGCAACATCTTCCTGCCCATCCAGATCGGGGCTGAGGACGTGTCCTTCCCCCGGCTGAACATCTTTTCGTGGTGGTTGTACGTTACCGGCGCGGTGCTAGCCGTTGTCTCGCTGGTCACCGGCAAGGGCGCGCCCGACACCGGCTGGACCTTCTACGTGCCCTTCAGCGCGGTAACCACCACCAACGTGGACGTGGCCGTCATTGCCGTGTTCATCCTGGGTTTTTCGTCCATTCTCACCGGCCTGAACTTCATCACCACCCTGCACCGGCTGCGTGCCCCCGGCATGACCTGGACGCGCCTGCCGCTGTTCTGCTGGTCGCTGTACGCCACCGGATGGATTCAGGTGCTGGCCACGCCGGTGCTGGGCATCACCGTGTTGCTCATCTTTGCCGAGCGGGTGCTGGGGGTCGGGCTGTTCGACCCCGCGCGCGGGGGCGACCCCATCCTCTACCAGCACCTCTTCTGGATCTATTCGCACCCGGCCGTGTACATCATGATCCTGCCCGCCATGGGCGTGATCTCGGAAATCCTGCCGGTGTTCGCGCGCAAGCCCATCTTCGGTTACAAGATGATCGCCTTTTCCAGCCTTGCCATCGCCTTTGCCGGGTCGCTGGTGTGGGCGCACCACATGTTCGTCAGCGGCATGAGCGACACGGCGGTGATGGTCTTCTCGTTCCTGACCTTCGTGGTGGCCATTCCTTCGGCCATCAAGGTCTTCAACTGGGTGTCCACGCTGTACAAGGGGTCCATCCGGGTGGAACCGCCCCTGTGGTACGCGCTGGCGTTCATCTTCCTGTTCTCCATCGGCGGGTTGACGGGCCTTGTGCTGGGCGCTGCCGGTACCGACGTGCACGTGCACGACACCTACTTCGTGGTGGCGCACTTCCACTACGTGATCTTCGGCGGGCTGGGCTTCGGGCTGTTCGGGGCCATGCACTACTGGTTTCCCAAGATTTACGGGCGCATGTACGACAAGCGCATCGCCAACATCTCGTGCCTCATCGCCTTCGTGGGCTTCAACATCCTGTATTTTCCCATGTTCATCATCGGGTTGCAGGGCATGCCGCGCCGCTACTACGACTACCTGCCCAAGTACGCCGAGGGGCATTTTCTCTCCACCATGGGGTCGTGGGTGCTGGCGGCAGGGCTGCTGCTGATGTTCTGGAACCTGTGGCGGGGCATCCGCCGCGGCAAGCCCGTGGGCCGCAACCCATGGGGAGCGGCCACCCTGGAATGGATGGTGCCTTCGCCGCCGCCGCACCACAACTTTGATGCCGAGCCCGTGGTCACCCATGGCCCCTACGACTACACGGGGGTGAAGCCCGATGCATGA
- a CDS encoding DUF4079 family protein — protein MVWIHPVLQFVATLIGLYVMYFGWIRFQALHMGRKVVFPWKPHVKWGTVALGIWAAGSLLGLAVARLAWSNMFLTGAHAWVGLLMVPLCAAGYLTGQRMDVVKKRRKLLPLVHGVNNLLLVLLALWQLWTGIIVVRDYLL, from the coding sequence ATGGTCTGGATTCACCCCGTCCTGCAATTCGTCGCCACGCTCATCGGTCTGTATGTCATGTATTTCGGCTGGATACGCTTTCAGGCTTTGCACATGGGGCGCAAGGTGGTCTTTCCGTGGAAGCCGCACGTCAAATGGGGCACCGTGGCCCTTGGCATATGGGCGGCGGGTTCGCTGCTGGGGCTGGCCGTGGCCCGGCTGGCGTGGTCCAACATGTTCCTGACAGGCGCGCACGCCTGGGTGGGCCTGTTGATGGTGCCGCTGTGCGCTGCGGGCTACCTGACCGGCCAGCGCATGGACGTGGTGAAGAAGCGCCGCAAGCTGCTGCCGCTGGTGCACGGCGTCAACAACCTGCTGCTGGTGCTGCTGGCCCTGTGGCAGTTGTGGACCGGCATCATCGTGGTGCGCGATTATCTGCTGTAG
- a CDS encoding c-type cytochrome: MKRILVVMSICAALAFGISAAVAADGAALYKSCVGCHGADGSKQAMGVGHAVKGQKADELFKKLKGYADGSYGGEKKAVMTNLVKRYSDEEMKAMADYMSKL; this comes from the coding sequence ATGAAACGCATCCTTGTGGTCATGAGCATCTGTGCCGCCCTTGCCTTTGGCATTTCCGCCGCCGTGGCCGCCGACGGCGCCGCCCTGTACAAGTCGTGCGTGGGTTGCCACGGTGCCGACGGCTCCAAGCAGGCCATGGGCGTGGGCCATGCCGTGAAGGGCCAGAAGGCCGACGAACTGTTCAAGAAACTGAAGGGCTACGCCGACGGCAGCTACGGCGGCGAGAAAAAGGCCGTCATGACCAACCTCGTCAAGCGCTATTCCGACGAGGAAATGAAGGCCATGGCCGATTACATGTCCAAGCTGTAG
- the secD gene encoding protein translocase subunit SecD — MKEGFRWRLAVVLAVLLFGAAYVLPSLPGIKSSPLGRFLPDSTISLGLDLMGGIHLTLGVEVEKAVENSLTQMGQDIRTMARDKEVFVLRPRVLPGDRIEFVLAKAEQREVLGELLAKQFPQLSVAAPQTTDDGQLRYVATMKPEYRKTISDMALEQAVKTIRNRIDQFGVAEPDIRKQQDNRIQIQLPGLHDTQRAIQIIGQTAHLEFHIVRDDVDAEKAARGILPPGTEVRSMIRRGADGSQSETPLVVDKEAVLTGEYVADARPGFDNFNQAYVMLTFNSRGAAMFERITQENVRKRLAIVLDGKVYSAPVIQEKIGGGRASITGKFSTAEAQDLAIVLRAGSLPAPVTVLEERTVGPSLGQESIDKGVLAAVVGGAAVMIFMVVYYGVSGLIADVMLCFTVLLLLAGMAVFGATLTLPGLAGIVLTLGMAVDANVLIYERIREELRKGHTVLSAIHEGFDRATLAITDSNLTTIIAAAILYQFGTGPVRGFAVTLSLGIIASMFTAIFVSRVVFQAWKGGSGDKRLSI; from the coding sequence ATGAAAGAGGGTTTCCGCTGGAGACTCGCCGTGGTGCTGGCCGTGCTGCTGTTCGGCGCGGCCTACGTGCTGCCGAGCCTGCCCGGCATCAAGTCGTCGCCGTTGGGCCGGTTTCTGCCCGACAGCACCATCAGCCTCGGGCTAGACCTCATGGGCGGCATCCACCTGACGCTCGGCGTAGAGGTGGAAAAGGCCGTGGAAAATTCGCTGACCCAGATGGGCCAGGACATCCGCACCATGGCGCGCGACAAGGAAGTTTTCGTGCTGCGCCCGCGCGTGCTGCCCGGCGACCGCATAGAGTTCGTGCTGGCCAAGGCGGAGCAGCGCGAGGTGCTGGGCGAACTGCTGGCCAAGCAGTTCCCGCAGCTCAGCGTTGCCGCGCCGCAGACCACCGATGACGGGCAGCTGCGCTACGTGGCCACCATGAAGCCGGAATATCGCAAGACCATCAGCGATATGGCGCTGGAGCAGGCGGTCAAGACCATCCGCAACCGCATCGACCAGTTCGGCGTGGCCGAACCGGACATCCGCAAGCAGCAGGACAACCGCATCCAGATCCAGTTGCCCGGCCTGCACGACACCCAGCGCGCCATCCAGATCATCGGCCAGACGGCCCACCTGGAATTCCACATCGTGCGCGACGACGTGGACGCGGAAAAGGCCGCGCGCGGCATCCTGCCGCCCGGCACCGAGGTGCGTTCCATGATCCGGCGCGGGGCCGACGGCAGCCAGTCCGAAACCCCTCTGGTGGTGGACAAGGAAGCCGTGCTGACCGGCGAATACGTGGCCGATGCGCGCCCCGGCTTCGACAATTTCAACCAGGCCTACGTGATGCTGACCTTCAACAGCCGCGGCGCGGCCATGTTCGAACGCATCACCCAGGAAAACGTGCGCAAGCGCCTGGCCATCGTGCTGGACGGCAAGGTCTATTCCGCGCCGGTCATCCAGGAAAAGATCGGCGGGGGGCGCGCCAGCATCACCGGCAAGTTCTCCACGGCAGAGGCGCAGGACCTTGCCATCGTGCTGCGAGCGGGGTCCTTGCCCGCGCCGGTGACCGTGCTTGAAGAACGCACCGTCGGCCCTTCGCTGGGCCAGGAATCCATCGACAAGGGCGTGCTTGCCGCCGTTGTCGGCGGCGCGGCGGTGATGATCTTCATGGTGGTGTACTACGGCGTGTCCGGCCTTATCGCCGACGTCATGCTGTGCTTCACCGTGCTGCTTCTTCTGGCGGGCATGGCGGTCTTTGGCGCCACCCTGACCCTGCCGGGCCTTGCGGGCATCGTGCTGACCCTGGGCATGGCCGTGGACGCCAACGTGCTGATCTACGAACGCATCCGTGAGGAACTGCGCAAGGGGCACACGGTGCTTTCGGCCATCCACGAGGGCTTCGACCGCGCCACGCTGGCCATCACCGACTCGAACCTGACCACCATCATCGCGGCGGCCATCCTGTACCAGTTCGGCACCGGACCGGTACGCGGCTTTGCCGTCACGCTGTCGCTGGGCATCATCGCGTCCATGTTCACCGCCATCTTCGTCTCGCGCGTGGTCTTCCAGGCCTGGAAGGGCGGTTCGGGCGACAAACGCCTCAGCATATAG
- a CDS encoding UbiA family prenyltransferase: MPRLHDLRLLLRLNVTLMVGAATAFGFLLAVPLPLAWDAGQGGLPGQGMVNPAVALAWVVSGAMLLAAACSAWNQVQERDIDALLPRTAGRPLPTGRMGRMGPWAATGIGALLFVAALGCLHAAGELAAVLAYGQTPGFAHAVSPRAGSPLSGVSLSGVSVSGVPVSGVLLLLVGVGIAVVYNGVYTPLKRVTSFALLPGALVGAMPPLLGWMAAGGDPRDPVAILLYGVYVLWQVPHFWLRAQRERIHYARAGLPVPPAQFAAGRYARLLRVWYNAYAVAVLMLPVFPLLHAPLVRAAVVLLGVALLAVSALLEVSALARTAGIAGDVAAGRGAEPGAAGTGMPERGGIALRAADAALPALMLLLLLDRMLPLF; the protein is encoded by the coding sequence ATGCCCCGCCTGCATGACCTGCGCCTGCTGCTGCGTCTGAACGTGACCCTGATGGTGGGGGCGGCCACGGCGTTCGGCTTTCTGCTGGCCGTGCCGCTGCCCCTTGCCTGGGACGCCGGACAGGGCGGGCTGCCTGGGCAGGGCATGGTCAACCCTGCGGTCGCGCTGGCCTGGGTGGTGTCCGGCGCCATGTTGCTGGCCGCTGCCTGCTCGGCGTGGAATCAGGTGCAGGAGCGGGACATCGATGCGCTGCTGCCCCGCACGGCGGGGCGTCCCCTGCCGACTGGGCGTATGGGGCGCATGGGGCCGTGGGCGGCCACGGGCATTGGCGCGCTGCTGTTCGTGGCGGCGCTGGGATGTCTGCACGCAGCCGGAGAACTGGCCGCAGTGCTGGCGTATGGGCAGACCCCGGGTTTTGCGCACGCGGTATCGCCCCGTGCCGGTTCGCCGCTGTCCGGAGTGTCGCTGTCCGGAGTGTCGGTGTCTGGGGTGCCGGTGTCTGGGGTGTTGCTGCTTCTGGTGGGCGTGGGCATCGCCGTGGTCTACAACGGGGTGTACACCCCGCTGAAGCGCGTCACGTCATTCGCCTTGCTGCCGGGCGCGCTGGTGGGGGCCATGCCCCCCCTGCTGGGCTGGATGGCCGCTGGCGGCGACCCGCGCGACCCCGTGGCCATCCTGTTGTACGGGGTATACGTGCTGTGGCAGGTGCCCCATTTCTGGTTGCGCGCCCAGCGTGAACGCATCCACTACGCCCGGGCCGGGCTGCCCGTGCCGCCCGCGCAGTTTGCCGCCGGGCGCTACGCCCGGCTGCTGCGGGTGTGGTACAACGCCTATGCCGTGGCCGTACTGATGCTGCCGGTATTCCCCCTGCTGCACGCCCCGCTGGTCCGTGCCGCAGTGGTTCTGCTGGGCGTGGCCCTGCTGGCGGTGTCGGCACTGCTGGAGGTATCGGCCCTGGCGCGGACGGCAGGAATTGCAGGGGACGTTGCGGCGGGAAGGGGCGCGGAACCGGGGGCGGCGGGCACCGGAATGCCCGAGCGCGGGGGCATCGCGCTGCGCGCCGCAGACGCGGCCCTGCCCGCACTCATGCTGCTGTTGCTGCTGGACCGGATGCTGCCTTTATTCTAA
- a CDS encoding cytochrome C oxidase subunit IV family protein, which yields MTGHDTEHHAVPVRINMLVWAALMLLTATTVGVTAYDFGFLNVVVALTVATTKAGLVILWFMHLRYEGAVIRLMVFTAFVILAIAIGFTFFDVAYR from the coding sequence ATGACCGGACACGATACAGAACACCATGCCGTACCCGTGCGCATCAACATGCTGGTGTGGGCGGCGCTGATGCTGCTGACCGCCACCACCGTGGGCGTCACCGCCTACGATTTCGGCTTCCTGAACGTGGTGGTGGCGCTGACCGTGGCCACCACCAAGGCGGGGCTGGTCATCCTGTGGTTCATGCACCTGCGCTACGAGGGCGCGGTCATTCGGCTGATGGTGTTCACTGCTTTCGTCATTCTTGCCATCGCCATCGGGTTCACCTTCTTCGACGTAGCGTACAGGTAG
- a CDS encoding c-type cytochrome, with product MGAVLGTLLACTAWAPVTVRTVLAADGATLYTQCAGCHGEDGGKAALGAARPVKGQTADALYGKLKGYAEGSYGGSKKAVMVGIAKKLSDGDMRALAAHMASF from the coding sequence ATGGGTGCGGTTCTCGGCACACTGCTGGCCTGCACGGCGTGGGCTCCGGTGACCGTACGCACTGTGCTGGCCGCCGACGGTGCGACGCTGTATACCCAGTGCGCGGGCTGTCATGGCGAGGATGGCGGCAAGGCGGCCCTGGGGGCCGCGCGCCCCGTGAAGGGCCAGACGGCCGATGCCCTGTACGGCAAGCTCAAGGGCTATGCCGAGGGAAGCTATGGTGGCTCGAAAAAGGCCGTCATGGTGGGTATAGCCAAAAAACTTTCGGACGGGGACATGCGCGCTTTGGCCGCGCACATGGCCTCCTTCTAG